A window of Pseudoalteromonas sp. MEBiC 03607 genomic DNA:
CCAGCCATTGCATGATCCACTTGTAACTGCCATGCAGCCAATGTTTGTGCAAAACTCACAGGCATTGCATCCATTAAATGAGTGCGGCCAGTTTTAACAATATGGCCCACTTCGGCTTGTTTGTTTTGAAGGCTTTGACTGAGTTTATCGAGTTTAGGAAATAGTTCATAAATGATGTTAATGGCGCTACTTACCGCAATCGCAGTAGGGATCACATCATTTGAGCTTTGTCCCATGTTCACATCATCGTTGGGGTGAATGGTTTCGCCTGCAAATTTACTCGCTAGTGTTGCAATAACTTCATTGGCATTCATATTTGAGCTAGTACCTGAGCCGGTCTGAAATACATCAACTGGAAACTCTGAAAAATGTTTACCGTCGATGATCTCTTGGCATGCTTGCTCAATTGCTTTTGCTTTACCTTGGCTCAAATGGCCTAAAGCTGCATTGCTTTGCGCGGCAGCTTGTTTAATGTAGGCAAGGGCGGTGATAAATTGCTTAGGCATGGCTAAGCCACTAATTTTAAAATTATTGATAGCACGTTGCGTTTGAGCTTGATACAAAGCATTGGCAGGGACTTGTAGTTCACCCATGCTATCTGATTCGGTTCTAAATTGGCTCATAAACACTCCTAAATCGGGTTAAATTCTTGGCTGAGAAGCCACGCTTCTCGCTCCAAACTGAAATACTTTTCAATACAGTTATGAGTTTTGTAGTAACGCTTTAGCGCAAGTTGCGGTTTATAAAGCTGGGCCAAACATTGTTTACGAATTGCATTATGCACTAATGAATCACACATCTTTTCAAGTAGTTCATGAAAGGTGCGTCTTAGATACAGCTCTTGCAAAATAAAGTTGTGATGTTTTTCGTAATAGCGTGCAATGTTCAAACCCGCTTCAACATAGTTAGCAACAAGTGCTGGGGCATGTAGCCCTGGTCTTTGGCAAACACATTTCATTTGCCGCTGATACTGGAGCATAGCATTGTGAGAGTGCATAGAAAAACCGATTAGCTGTAATGATAATAGTTATCATTACAGCTAATCGGTTTTAGTGCAAGTCTTATCTAGTGTAGCTAAGACTGAATGGATTAACTGTGTGTGATTAATTGTAGCCGAGAATAAAAATCTGGTCTGTTTCATGTTTTTTCGGCGCCTGTACATTTTCTTTGTTACATTGAGAAAGAAGGTCGATAACGGTTGCTCTGTCGTCACAACTAGTTAAGGCGGCTTTTTCGCTTTCAGCACGTTCGCTGGCTGCAAGTGCTGCATCTACAGCGGTGTAGGGTGAGATATACATAATGTTGCTCCTATTGATTAATTCACTTATGAAATAGCATAAGCTGTACCAATATTGACAAAAATAGATAAGCTTTTGAATTTGTTGTTTTTATATTTTTATCTAATAAATTACCCGCGACTTTAGTGATTATTTTTGCTTTACTGTTGTGCACTAATTACCAAACATGGTGCATTAATTTGTATGGATAAACCTTTCTCTCAAGCCTGTGAAAACAATAAGTCACCTATTTTAAAGGTATTAATAGAGTTCTTTTCTGATGTAACGAATGTATTAGAGGTTGGCTCAGGTACCGGGCAACATAGCGTGCATTTTGCAACGCATTTAGCACACTTGCAGTGGCATTGTAGTGATCGTGAGGTTAATCACCCTGGGATATTACAATGGCATCAAGAAGCTGCACTAACTAACTTGCATGCACCACTCACACTCGATCTTAATGATCCTTGGCCAGTTGATACAGTGAATGCTATTTTCACCGCGAATACGATGCACATTATTAGTTGGCCACTGGTGGAGCGCTTTTTTCAAGGAGTAGCAAAGCATTTAGCGCCTAAAGGAAAGTTATGTATTTATGGGCCATTTAAGTATCAAGGTAAGTATACCAGTGCCAGTAATGCTGAGTTTGATGCTTTTTTAAAACAGCAAGATGCTAATAGTGCAATTCGTGATTTTGAAGCGATTTGCCAACTTGCAGAGCAAGCTGGCTTAACCTTTGTTGAAGATGTGCAAATGCCAGCGAACAACCAATTATTGCTGTTTAAACGGCAGTAAGCTTTCGCATTGTGCTTTATAGAGCGCCATATGTTGGCGTTCTCTGCGAATAAAATCATTAATGGCTGCTGCAAAATCACCGTGCTGAATATGATGCAGTGAATAGGTATATACGGGCTTAAATCCGCGACTTATTTTATGCTCACCTTGCGCGCCAGAGTGGAACTGTTTAAGTTTGTTGGCAATGCAGTACTCAATGCCTTGATAGTAGCAAAGCTCAAAGTGCAAACTATCAAGCTCATAATTTGTTCCCCAGTAACGACCATATAAACAATTCTTATCTTTAAAACTGAGTGTGGCGGCAATCACCTCTCCTTGATACTTAGCGAACATTAATACCAGTTTGTCGGCCATGCTCTGCTGTAATAATTCGAAAAAGGCGGTATTCAAATAACCATTGTGGCCTGAGCGCTTCAAATAGGTTTGGCGGTAAAAATGACTAAATTGCTGCATGTGCTGCTTGCTGATGTCAGTACCTTCGAGCCATTCTATGACTATCTGTTGTTCAGTTATTTTAGCGCGTTCTTTTTTGAGCGATTTACGCTTTCTTGCGGTGAGTGAAGCTAAAAAATCATCAAAGCATTTATAGTCTTCATTAAACCACTGAAACTGCACGCCATGACGTTGCATTACGGTGTCGCTAGTTAATGCAGTCGCTTGTTGCTGGTGGCAAAAATTTATATGCCAACCTGACCAGCCTAACTGCGCTGCTGTTGCTGTGAGTATGTGCTGAATATACGCATAGATCTTTGCGGCGTCATTGTGATTTATACTAATTCGTTGCCCTGCAATAGGTGTGAATGGCACGCCACACAGCCATTTAGGGTAATACTCTAAGCCATGCTGTTGATAAGCTTCAGCCCAAGCCCAGTCAAATACATATTCACCATAAGAATGGTGTTTTAGATACCCCGGTAGTAAGGCTATGACCTGTTCTTGCTGGTAAATTGCTAAGTGCATAGGTTGCCAGCCCGACTCTTCACTCACACAGCCTGTTTGCTCTAAAGCCTCTAAAAAAGCGTGATCAGTAAAGGGCGTATCATCAAAAAATGACTGCCAAAGAGCGGCATCAACCTCGCTTATTTGATTAAACCAGTGGTGGTTAAACTCACTCATTGTGCAGCCGATTCAATATCTTTGATAAAACCGTTGATATGCATAGCAAGCTTATCGAAATAAGGGTTAAACGTGAGTCGTGCAAAGGGTTTGTGCGCTTGTAAATTTTCGGCTGTTCGTTCACCCATCACAACGTCTTTTTGGTATTTGCAGGCTGTATAAAGTTTATCGTCATCTAAGTAGCTTCCGCAATTGCGATACAATGCTGTGCGACCGTAGTAAGGGTTGCTGGGTTTATTAACAATACCAATATGTGACATTCCTTTGATTTTTTTACAGTCATCGGTGTCGCAGTCATCACGAATTATGTGGTAATCAGCTGGAAAGCTGGCGGGGATATTATCGTCGTCACCGTAGTAAACTAGCCGATCAAGCTGGTTATTTTTACGCGCTTTTGGGTCGTGCAGTTTAGCTAGTAATTTAAAGGTCGCTTGATTATCTATTGTGGTGTCAACATCACTAAAGGTGCTAAATATTGCGACATTCGGCAGTTGACGATAACGAAGCTCATCAAGGCTAATACGGCTCATTGCTTCGTGGCTAGCTGAGGCTGCACTAAATGGAAACGACTCATACTTAGCAAAATCCAGATCCGCGTCTTTATCAATCCAATTAACAAATGGAATTGCATCGACCCATTTGGCCAACCAACCGTTTTTATTGTGTGGCTCACTTGCTGGTGAAAACAACATCGCAGCAGTAATTTTATTATCAACAGGAGCTTGAGTTAAGTAATCAACAACCAGTGCTGCACCCGTTGAGTAGCCCCCTAATATTACCTGATCAAAGTCTTTTAATGTGCGCTCAATGGCATACACACTGGCTTTTCGCCAATCATCAGCATCAACCTCTTGCAAAGCTGCTGCGGCAGTACCATGCCCCGGCAGTAAAATTGTGCGAACTGTATAACCTTGTTGATAATACACCTGTGCAAGGTCATGGTAGGTAAATGGAGAGTCGGTTAAACCATGGATTAAAAGTACAGCTTTGCGGCTATCGGCCTGTTTAAGTTCGAATGGGCTAATTAAATCGGCAATTGTTGCGTTAGCAGGTCGAGAACCTTGTGCAACAAGTTGCTGATAGGTATCGGTATAAACTGGGCATGGTAAGTTCGCTCGCGGATTTTCACTGCTAATTTCAAGGTAAGCAGCGGTTAAATAGTCACTAAATGCTTGCTCGATATTATAGCTAAAGGTGCTATGGCTGCGTGGTAATGGCTCTCTAAACAGTCCTTCGCGCTTACTTTTCATCATCAAAGCTTGGTCTTCAAGCTGAGAAAGGCAGGTTTGCTGCTGTGCCATTAATGGGCTGCTAAATAGTCCACTGATGGCCAAAGAGATAGCAACTAAGTTTATGAATTTCATATTTTAAGCGTCCTTTTAAAGCCTGTTTTTAGCTTATCGAGTTATGTTTTATTTGCAAGCAAGCTGCGTCAAGCTAGCGGTAAATGGCGCTTAGTGAATGCTTGTTTTAAGACCACCGTCGACTCGATGTTAGCAATGCAATCAATACTACCTAATTTATGTTTCACAAAGCTTTCATAGCTTTCTAAATCTGTAGCAACAATCTTGAGTAGATAATCATAACTACCTGAAATAACTGAGCACTCAAGCACATGTTCAAGTTTTGCTACTTGTTGTTCAAATTGCTCAGCAGCGGCAACTGAGTTTTGGTTTAAGCGTACAAAGGCATACACAGACACGTTTAAATCAACGGCTTTAGGATTAATTGCAGCATGGTAACCACTGATCACATTCGCTGATTCGAGCTTTTTAATGCGGCGCAGGCAAGGGGTATCTGACAGGCTAACAGACTGTGCCAGATCCGAGACAGAAGTTCTTGCATTGTCTTGTAGAGCATTAAGTAATTGTTGGTCTTTTTTATCTAATTTCATTTTAATTTGAGTGATTTTCACTAATCTAGGTGGATTCTAGTCTATATTTTGGCGATTAGCACTCATTGAACTCTGTTAACATTATCGCAATATAATTATTTTGGAGTGAGCCTGTGACTGAGAACACCAAGGCATTTGATAGCTGGCTTCGCACTCGTTTTGTTGAGATCAATAGCGAACTAGAAAAACTATATTGGCAACAAGACGATAAAGCGAATGTAGAGGGGGTAGGTGAGCACCTTAAACGTCAATTAGAGCAAGAAGGTAATGAGCATATTCGTGCTTTACTTGCAGAGGGTAATACCGATGAAGGGTTTGATAACGCTTTCGATTTATTAGGTAATGTTGGCTTGTATATGGCGGCATGCCGTCGACATGAGATCACTGAGCCTTCTCGTGAAACAAGCTCACCCCTTGTTGAAGCCTCTGCATTGGCAATGCACATCGGTGCATCTATTGGTGTTACCCCGCGTTTTGCAACGGCGCATTTAACCACCCACAACAAAGCGGTTGATGGTTTGTATAAGCGCTTTACTGACCTTGAAGATGAGAAAATCTTTGTTGATTATAATACCAAGGGCATTTTAGCGTATAAGCGTGCAGCGGATGCTTTATTAAAAATTCAGCCGTTAGGAATATCGCACCCTATCACGGCAGATTTACTTGCCGTGGCAAAGCAAGCACTGCTTGATGTAATTGAGTCGAACAATACGTTATACAACAAGCTTGATACAGACCGCTTTTTCTATTGTGTACGCCCGTATTACAAGCCTTATCGAGTAGGTAAAGAGGTGTATCGTGGTGCGAATGCCGGTGATTTTGCGGGCATTAATGTCATCGATTTATTGCTTGGTCTTTGTTTTGCTAATGAACCTAGTTACTCGCAAATGCTGGTGGATAAATTCTTGTATATGATGCCTGAAGATCAGCAGATCCTGCGTGAGAGCATGCGTATGACAAGTATTATGGATGACTTCTTAGCGGCAGAAGCTGAGCGCGATAGCGAGTGGCTACAAACTAACTTAAAGCTGTTTATTCAAGTGTGTAAACTGCATGGTGATACTGCGATTGGTCACCATAATCAATTGGTCAGTAAATACATTGCGCAGCCTTCACAGCAAATGCAGCAACAACATATGGATAAAGTCACTGCCAGTGGACCGCCTTTACATGTATTACTTAACTCATTAGAGCAGTTACGTGATCGCCGTGCGGCAGCAAAACGGGATGATATTCGCACCCGTTTCGATGATTTAACTAAGTTAAAACAGTGGATTAAGTAATGAATAAAGACGATTTTGTAATTCCACAAGGCAGCTATTTACTTAACCACTCTGTTGGGCGACCATTAAAATCTGCTGAGCAGCATTTCCATCAGCAGTTTTTTGCCGCTTGGCAAAATGAAAATAAAGAGCCATGGCAACAGTGGTTGCAAGGTGTAGAGGCGTTTACGAGTAGTCTCGCTAAATTATTTAACTCGCACAGTGAGTTGTTTTGTCCACAAGTTAACTTATCGAGTGGTTTAACAAAGCTTTTGATGTCGCACCCGCGACTTCAACAAGAAAATTGCAAAGTGTTGATGGCCGAAAGTGATTTTCCAAGCATGGGTTTTGCAATGCAAAAAGCCTTACCGGAAAGTGCTGAAATCGTGTTTATTGATAAGCATGAAGATTTAACCAGTGCGCAGGTTTGGCAGTCATATTTAGCGAAAAATGATATTGATTTAGTCTTTATTAGCCATGTTTATTCAAACACGGGTCAGCAAGCGCCTATTAACGAAATTATCAATATCGCAAAGCAACACAACACATTGAGCTTACTAGATGTTGCGCAGTCTGCGGGTATTTTAGAGGTCGACTTAACTAAGCTTGATGCCGATTTTATGTTGGGCTCGAGTGTCAAATGGCTATGCGGTGGGCCTGGTGCTGCTTATTTATGGGTTAACAGCAAGCAGCTATCACTTTGTCAGCCACAAGATGTTGGCTGGTTTTCTCATCAAAATCCGTTTGAGTTTGATATTAAGCACTTTGCTTATCATCAAACCGCGTTGCGCTTTTGGGGTGGCACACCTTCAGTTGCACCTTATATTTTGGCATCCCATAGTATTAATTACTTTGCTGATCTTGGTATTGAGAAAGTACGTGCTCATAACTTAGCAATGCTCGCGCAGTTTCATGATCAATTAGCTGATTATATGCGCTCACCCATACAGGCTGACAAATGTTCTGGAACGGCCATTATGCATTTTGGCGAGCAACAAGCCGCTGTTAAAGCTGCGCTTATTGCAGCGAATATCGCTGTTGATGAGCGTCACTTGGGTTTAAGAGTCTCTGCTCATATTTATAATGATCAGCAGGATATTGATACATTTATCAAGACTGTGAAAAGCGCTTTAAATTAAGTGCTTGTCGGGCTTTTGCTTTGACTGAACGCCAGTGCGTCATTGGTTTTTCGGGGACCAGCGCTAAAATTTGCTCAAAGTCGATGTCATCAATACCCACTTCGTTACTGTGGGCAAACATAATCCGTTTTGGTTGTAAGGCTTTTAACATCAGTAAAGAGTTTAAATACAGCTTTGGGTAAAAAACAGGAAAGGGTGGCACGAGCTGCCCTTTTACTTTTACCAGTAAATCAGCAATGTAAATTCTCTCGCTGGGAATATGATACAGACTAATATCTCGGTCTGTATGACCTGGGCTATGCAGTGCTTGCCAATCGTCAAAGCCCGGTAGGGTTGCATCTGTGGCAAGGTAATAATCTGCATCTAAATGGCGGCTGTACCAAAGATTGTGGCGTTTTTTATTTAACCTACCGGCGACCCACCAAGCCAAAGCGATATCGGTTAAATGCATTAAAAAACCATCAATGCCTCTATACCATTGCCCAGGGGCGTTCGACGTAGCTATTTTGCCACCGCTTAACTTTCTTAATGCATGCGCTCCACCGGCATGATCGGGGTGCATATGGGTGACTACTATCAGTTTTAAGTCTGTGATGGGGCGCTTGAGTTGCTCGGTAATATAGTCAAATACAGTATTCACATCAGCACGGCAACACCCATCAAGCAGCATCAATTTATCTGGATATTCAACCAAATAGATGTTTTGAATATAACCTTCTAAAGTATGAATGTGCATTGCTACATAAGGCCTTAATAATTTAATAAACCCTGTTATAGCATGTCTGACCAGTTTAGGTAAGTTAGAAGTCTTGCTTCTCTGTAAGTAGCCTTTTACTCTCTTCTAGTTTTTCAATCTGCTTATTTAT
This region includes:
- a CDS encoding DUF938 domain-containing protein, encoding MDKPFSQACENNKSPILKVLIEFFSDVTNVLEVGSGTGQHSVHFATHLAHLQWHCSDREVNHPGILQWHQEAALTNLHAPLTLDLNDPWPVDTVNAIFTANTMHIISWPLVERFFQGVAKHLAPKGKLCIYGPFKYQGKYTSASNAEFDAFLKQQDANSAIRDFEAICQLAEQAGLTFVEDVQMPANNQLLLFKRQ
- a CDS encoding GNAT family N-acetyltransferase — translated: MSEFNHHWFNQISEVDAALWQSFFDDTPFTDHAFLEALEQTGCVSEESGWQPMHLAIYQQEQVIALLPGYLKHHSYGEYVFDWAWAEAYQQHGLEYYPKWLCGVPFTPIAGQRISINHNDAAKIYAYIQHILTATAAQLGWSGWHINFCHQQQATALTSDTVMQRHGVQFQWFNEDYKCFDDFLASLTARKRKSLKKERAKITEQQIVIEWLEGTDISKQHMQQFSHFYRQTYLKRSGHNGYLNTAFFELLQQSMADKLVLMFAKYQGEVIAATLSFKDKNCLYGRYWGTNYELDSLHFELCYYQGIEYCIANKLKQFHSGAQGEHKISRGFKPVYTYSLHHIQHGDFAAAINDFIRRERQHMALYKAQCESLLPFKQQ
- a CDS encoding alpha/beta fold hydrolase, with amino-acid sequence MKFINLVAISLAISGLFSSPLMAQQQTCLSQLEDQALMMKSKREGLFREPLPRSHSTFSYNIEQAFSDYLTAAYLEISSENPRANLPCPVYTDTYQQLVAQGSRPANATIADLISPFELKQADSRKAVLLIHGLTDSPFTYHDLAQVYYQQGYTVRTILLPGHGTAAAALQEVDADDWRKASVYAIERTLKDFDQVILGGYSTGAALVVDYLTQAPVDNKITAAMLFSPASEPHNKNGWLAKWVDAIPFVNWIDKDADLDFAKYESFPFSAASASHEAMSRISLDELRYRQLPNVAIFSTFSDVDTTIDNQATFKLLAKLHDPKARKNNQLDRLVYYGDDDNIPASFPADYHIIRDDCDTDDCKKIKGMSHIGIVNKPSNPYYGRTALYRNCGSYLDDDKLYTACKYQKDVVMGERTAENLQAHKPFARLTFNPYFDKLAMHINGFIKDIESAAQ
- a CDS encoding Lrp/AsnC family transcriptional regulator, encoding MKLDKKDQQLLNALQDNARTSVSDLAQSVSLSDTPCLRRIKKLESANVISGYHAAINPKAVDLNVSVYAFVRLNQNSVAAAEQFEQQVAKLEHVLECSVISGSYDYLLKIVATDLESYESFVKHKLGSIDCIANIESTVVLKQAFTKRHLPLA
- a CDS encoding monodechloroaminopyrrolnitrin synthase PrnB family protein, translating into MTENTKAFDSWLRTRFVEINSELEKLYWQQDDKANVEGVGEHLKRQLEQEGNEHIRALLAEGNTDEGFDNAFDLLGNVGLYMAACRRHEITEPSRETSSPLVEASALAMHIGASIGVTPRFATAHLTTHNKAVDGLYKRFTDLEDEKIFVDYNTKGILAYKRAADALLKIQPLGISHPITADLLAVAKQALLDVIESNNTLYNKLDTDRFFYCVRPYYKPYRVGKEVYRGANAGDFAGINVIDLLLGLCFANEPSYSQMLVDKFLYMMPEDQQILRESMRMTSIMDDFLAAEAERDSEWLQTNLKLFIQVCKLHGDTAIGHHNQLVSKYIAQPSQQMQQQHMDKVTASGPPLHVLLNSLEQLRDRRAAAKRDDIRTRFDDLTKLKQWIK
- a CDS encoding aminotransferase class V-fold PLP-dependent enzyme, with translation MNKDDFVIPQGSYLLNHSVGRPLKSAEQHFHQQFFAAWQNENKEPWQQWLQGVEAFTSSLAKLFNSHSELFCPQVNLSSGLTKLLMSHPRLQQENCKVLMAESDFPSMGFAMQKALPESAEIVFIDKHEDLTSAQVWQSYLAKNDIDLVFISHVYSNTGQQAPINEIINIAKQHNTLSLLDVAQSAGILEVDLTKLDADFMLGSSVKWLCGGPGAAYLWVNSKQLSLCQPQDVGWFSHQNPFEFDIKHFAYHQTALRFWGGTPSVAPYILASHSINYFADLGIEKVRAHNLAMLAQFHDQLADYMRSPIQADKCSGTAIMHFGEQQAAVKAALIAANIAVDERHLGLRVSAHIYNDQQDIDTFIKTVKSALN
- a CDS encoding MBL fold metallo-hydrolase, translated to MHIHTLEGYIQNIYLVEYPDKLMLLDGCCRADVNTVFDYITEQLKRPITDLKLIVVTHMHPDHAGGAHALRKLSGGKIATSNAPGQWYRGIDGFLMHLTDIALAWWVAGRLNKKRHNLWYSRHLDADYYLATDATLPGFDDWQALHSPGHTDRDISLYHIPSERIYIADLLVKVKGQLVPPFPVFYPKLYLNSLLMLKALQPKRIMFAHSNEVGIDDIDFEQILALVPEKPMTHWRSVKAKARQALNLKRFSQS